In Sphaerospermopsis torques-reginae ITEP-024, the genomic window CCAGTTTCTTGATGTGGTTGGTTTGTGTTCTGGTGGAACTGGGGGAGTATCTTCCGGGGGTGTGGTGTCAATTCAATCTTCTAGGTTTAAGTCTAAAGCTTTACTCACATCTTGCACCTACCGAATAAACCCAGAAATAGCAGATGCAAATTACAAAAAAATCACACTGTATCAATGCTAAGTATCCAGGAGTGCAGAGTCATAAAAATAACGCTGTTTGCATAATTTCAGAGAAAAGGTAGTGAAATATATAATGAAAAAGCAAGCAAAATGTTTACCTACTTGATATGTTGGGAGCAACAATAACAAATCATAGGAGTTCCCAGATGTCCTTAATTAATAATCAAGAAAACAATTTAGTTGGAAATAACTTACCATTTTCTACTTCCTTAGAAACCAAATCTGATCACATTATTGAAGTAGCAACCCAGCAACCAAGAGACATTTACAAAGCCGTTTCTGACCATCCTTATAGTCCAGTAGCATGGGGTTTAGGTACATCTATGGTAATAGTAGCAACAGGAGGGGTAATCAAGGTATGGAAATCTAGTCCAGAAGAATTGAAATATCTAGGTGACTGTATATCAACAGTTATCCATGCTGTAGCTGACTTTGCACAAGTTCTCAAAGGGAGCAACAAGGAAGATCATCAGGAAGATAAAAAGGTTAATCAGGACAGGGACAATCAGTAGTAATATTGTGTGATGGGCTTCTAGCCTATCCTCTTTCAAGTCAGCAGAAAATACAATTCAAAAGATACATTACAAAATTGTTTTTTCTGAAATCAAACTGACATGAGGATAAGCAATAATATTTTGATCAACTGTTACCAAAGGACAATTATAAACCCTGGCAGTAGCAACAATAATCCTATCAGCCAGATCTTTATGAAAGTCACCAGGTAGAGAATAAGCTTCAATAGCAATAGCTGGAGTAATAGGAATTAACAAAACTCCTTCTTCAGCTAAAGCTATGGAAAACCATTCTTCTAAAGGTTTGGGTAAAATTAACCGACCACGCTCAACTAATCTAGAAATTTCAATTAAACTAATACTAGATATACCAATACCATCAGCGCGAGAATTTTCAATTACTTCCTTATAAAATTCTGTTAATTGAGGCGAATCTTGATTCCACCACACCCAAATATGAGTATCAAGAATAATCATTTTTCCATTTCCCATTCATCAACAGGAATACCCGACTCTTCAGAAGTTGCAAGGAAAGAAAATGGTTGTGTTCCAGCTAAAACAGGTTTACGTCGTGGTGTAGAAATGGTATCTTCAGGAATAATATTAAACTGCTCTCGAATAACAGCATTGATAATTTCTGAAGCTAAAGATTCTACCGAAATTCCTTTCACCGCAGCAGCTTTAATTAAAAACTGTTTTACTTCATTTTCAAGACAAACATTCGTGCTAATCATAGTTTCATCTTTTCCCGAAAAAAGTTTCATTAATCAAAACCCCCTCTAACTCTTAGTAGTGGGGGTTTACAAAACTTAATATCCGCCTTCTTCCTCGTATTCCACCTGTCTTTCCTTCACCTTCTTAGGAATATTCACAGGTTTGGGAGCATCATCCCAAGCATCACCTTCTACATCATCATAATCATCATATTCATCAGCGTAGGTTTTGCTATAGGGTTGAGGTGCTGGTTTTTTAGGTGCTGGTGCTTGATATCTATCGCTACTCGTTGCTTCACTCCAGTTATCTTCTTCCTCTTCGTAGCGTATGGATTCATAAGCGCGGGCTTCCATTACCCGACGCTGTGGTATTTCTTCTTCTATATAATCTTCGGTCCATTCTTCCTCTTCCTGTGCTACAGGTTCAGGAGTGCGAACTTTGGGTTTAGGGGGTTCTAAAGGTACACCACTAGGTAACTGGTTTGCTGGAGAAACTGCGCGGGGTGCAGAATAACCATATTCTTCTTCTGCATCTCTTTCCCAAGGCGCTCTACCAATACCCAACCGTTCTAAAACACCGACTGTTAACTGGTTTACCCGTTCTTCTGCACCTTCAAATACAATCAGTCTACTCGGTCCGGTGCTGACAACTTCATCTATGGATATTTCATAGGTACTCAAAAACTGGTCAGGTATTTGGGGTACTCCCAAGGAGGCGATGACGATAGAGTAAATTTTACCACTTTCGCCATTGAATTTAAAGCCCCTAACTCTGCCTAATACTTCCCCTGTTTCCGTGATCACTTCCCAGTTCATCAAGTTACTGAGAGCTTCCACATCAACATCTTCGATCACATCTTCATTATCAACCAAGATCACATCACCGATTTGGTTGATACTGCTAAGATACATTTGGCGAGGCAGTCCAGAGATAGAGATCAGGCTGTCTCGCAACCCAAGCGCCACAACCTCTCTTTGATCAATGTCTACCCAAAGTTGACTCACTATACCCAGCCTTTTGCCATTATCGCGGGTAATTACTTGGGTGTTTAATATATCGGAACGTCTAATTATTTGTTCGGAGGTCATTCTATAGGTCGTCCTGTTATCTTAGCGTGCCGTAGGCAATCTCGAATCCGGTTTGTATATAAACTATTTTTAACAGAAAATCAAGGTGATTGGTAATTGGTAATGGGTAATTGGTAATGGGTAATTGGTCAGAATATTATTCTACTCTTGCCTTTTGCCTTTTGCCTCTTGCCTTTTGCTTATCACCTCTAGCTTGAGTTACGCCAATTGTGCGTTCGGCTGATTTTATCGTCGGAAGGTGCAAACTGACAACGATAAACTGCGCTTGTTATGCCTGTTCTTTAATCATTTTAGCTAATCTTTCTACATTTGCCCCATCTAAAAATATTACTTTAGGACTTACGCACTGTACGTTAATTCTAACTCTTGTGCAGTCTCAGATCAGGACTTTCACTACTTCTCAAGGATCTACGCTTCTTGAACTCAAGACCAATATATCACAACTCTGAATTAATCTACTCTTTCGTGTCTTTCCTCCTTTGCGTTTTGGTGCGAAACTTTGATTAAAATCTGGTTTTTTTACTTAAAAATGGCTGTAAAAGGATGATAATACTTACTTTTGCCCTAGTGCACCCCAGCCAATCATCGTCTTTCTATATTACAAGAATTGCGGCTCAAAGCCCCCATAGCAAGGTGTAATGTCAACCAAAAAGTTTTTAAGTAAGTCATATATATTTATTCATACATTTACAATTCAAGAATATTTCTCTGAAATATAACTTCATTAATCAGTATATTCGCCCTTGATTTTGAGTATTTACCCATTAAGTAAGGAAAAAATACAGCTAAATTATACAATTTTATCCGGCTAAATATTGTGGTACGGATATACTTCGACAAGCTCAGTACAAGTCCTGCCCACTATAATCACACCATACTTAAATAGAGTACATCTGATTATCATGTAATAATAGGAATAAGTGTCACAGAAATTTGCCTAAGTCCTGTTTTGGTTTTTAAGGTAAAAAAAGCACAAATTTTCCTTGATAAAAGCCGCTTTTTTTTTCAGTAATTTAACTAGTTGACAAGAAATAACAGTACAAATTAGATTTACAAATATCTACAAATCTTTACAAATCAACATAAAAATATGCCGACTATTACAGGAACAGCAGCAGCAGACAACCTCCTCGGTACAACGAGTGACGATATTCTCAATGGTTTAGGTGGTAATGATACCCTCAATGGTGGGGGAGGAAATGATCAGATTTTTGGTGATGTCTCCGTACCCTATTTCACCTATAATGGCAAATTTTACCTCTTGAGTAATGCAGGTACTTGGACGCAAGCACAAGCACAAGCGGTTACTTTAGGTGGTAATCTTGTTACCGTTAATGATGCTGCGGAAAATCAATTTCTGGTTAACACCTTTGGTGGTTCAGAAGGTTTATGGATTGGTTTGACAGATGAAGTGACCGAAGGAACATTTAAATGGGCAAATGGAGAAGCTGTAACTTATACTAACTGGGCTCCAGGTGAACCTAATGATTCTGGTGGTCAAGACTATGCTTGGATCAATTTTCAAAATCCTGGAAAATGGGATGATGCTGGCATAGCTAATTTCCGAGGAATCATCGAAATCGCTAACCCATCTAATGACACAATCATCGGTAGCGCCGGCAACGATACAATTAATGGGGGTATTGGTCAAGACACAGCAAATTACAGTGCCATAGGTCAAGCCATTACCCTGAAACCAACAGGAGTAGTTACCAAAGGTACAGCAGGAACAGACCAACTGGTTGGTATAGAGAACATTATCGCTGCAACAGGTCTAACTAACATTATTGATGCTTCCACAGCCACCGGCACTGCTACCATTAATGCCAATTTAGCGACTAAATCCCTAGTTGTGAATATCGGTGATAGTGCTTTCCCCACTTTGTCTTTTTCTGTTCATAATTTTGTCAATGTTATTGGTACAGCCAATAATGACACAATTACTGGGGATGATGGCAATAATACACTAATAGGGAATGCCGGTAATGATACCCTCAATGGTGGGGGAGGAAATGATCAGATTTTTGGTGATTTTACCTCTGCTATTACTGCTCCCATTTTCACCTATAATGGCAAATTTTACCTCTTAAGTAATGCAGGTACTTGGACACAAGCACAAGCACAAGCGGTTACTTTAGGTGGTAATCTTGTTACCGTTAATGATGCTGCGGAAAATCAATTTCTAGTTAATACCTTTGGTGGTTCAGAAGGTTTATGGATTGGTTTGACAGATGAAGTGACCGAAGGAACATTTAAATGGGCAAATGGAGAAGCTGTAACTTATACTAACTGGGCTCCAGGTGAACCTAATGATTTTGGTGGTCAAGACTATGCTTGGATCAATTTTCAAAATCCTGGAAAATGGGATGATGCTGGCATAGCTAATTTCCGAGGAATCATCGAAATCAATGGCGGCAATGACACAATTATCGGTAGCACAGGTGATGATACAATTAACGGCGGTTTAGGAAGCGATACAGTTAACTATAGCAGTCTTACGGAAGCAATTACCCTGTTAGCAGGTGGAATCGTTAATAAAGGCTCTTTTGGTACAGATACAATTGTAAGCGTAGAAACTGTAATTGGTGCTACAGGCCAATCTAACACCATAGACGCATCCACTGGAATCGCTACCACCACATCCCTCAACGTCAATCTAGCCACTAATAGCCTGATCATCAACGGATTACCAGCGCCGATTAATTCTATCACCTTAAATGTGCAGAATTTCCTAAATGTGGTTGGTACTACTCAAAACGATACCATCATAGGTAATAATCTGGCTAACGAGTTAGTTGGAAATACGAGCAGTGGTGAAATTTTCGCTACTTTGCAAAATGTTAGTTTCACATTAATTACAAGTGTTGACTTCACTGTAGTCTAAGAGGTTGTTTGAAAAGTATTAGATGAAACGCGATAATCTCTAGAAACCTAACCCCCCTTCCCCCCTTCCCTACAAGGGAATGGGGGTTTCAAAGCCTCTTCCCGCGTCGGGGAGAGGTTTGGAGAGGGGTTTATTTATACATTAAAAACTTTTCAAACATCCTCTAAGTTAGTACCATGTTTTGAGGGGATGTTTTAAAAGTATCTGATCATGTATCAAATATTTGAATGTCCTACTAAATCTCCCTAAACAAGCAGGGCGTTTTCATTCTCGAAATTTGCGATCGCTAGAACCTTTTGAGCATCAATACTTGGGCTTGTTTTTCATATTAATTAATCAAAAATTAGAAAAAAAAGCATCTATTGACCTGTGGAAAAGGGTTTTGGGTAAATGATTTTGCAATTTACCCCCCACTTTGAAAACGCCCTGCTAAACAAGGGGGACTTTAAATTGAGATTTTTTCAGACAGTCATACTCAGAGCAACCGTGTCCTCCTGTAGTCACATCTATGTTAAGCTGGGTGGTTATAATAAGTTTAAATGCTCAAATTGCGAACATTATCCTCAATCAGCGACGCTAACGCAGGGAGCTAATTAATCATGTATCAAATAGATCCACCATTATCTCCTCAAGAAGCATTGCCAACTATGTATGATTTACCTAGTGAAAATCAGGAGGAACCAGGATTGCCAGATGAATTTCACTTATTACAGCCTGAATTGTTACGTATTACCTTTCGTCCACCTACCTATAGTGAAGATAATATATTTACAGGTAGTGATTTAAACTTATATTATGATTCCCGCCATCCCCAATGGTATAAGCGCCCAGATTGGTTTGCAGTATTGGGGGTGTCTCGATTTTATCAAGAAACAGAACTCAGATTAAGTTACGTTACTTGGCAGGAGGGAGTAAATCCTTTCGTAGCTATAGAATTGATATCACCAGGTACAGAAGCAGAGGATTTAGGTAGAAGTTTAAGGGAAGTTAATCAGCCTCCTAATAAATGGTCAGTTTATGAACAAATTCTCAGAATCCCCTATTATTTTGTTTATAACCGTTATACAGATGAGTTTAATTGTTTTGGGTTGGTAATGAGTCGTTATCAATCTTTGCCAATAAATGGACTAGGGGTATGGTTAGAAGAAGCAGAACTGGGTTTAGGATTATGGCATGGAGAATATCAGGGATTAACCAGATCGTGGCTACGTTGGTATGATCGAGATCATAACTGGTTGCCTACACCAGTAGAACAAGAAAAGCAACGTGCAGAACAGGAAAAACAACGTGCAGATTTAGCCGAAGCAGAATTAGCTAAATTAAGACAGTTACTAGCAGAAAAAGGAGTTAATTTGTAGTATTGCAAGTAGGTAAGCAAAATTGATTATACAGGGTTTGATGAAAAAGTCTTTTCATATAGCCTGGGAATAGGGAATAGGGAATAGTTCTAGCTATCTGACACTACCAAATTTTTGGAGCTATCAGAGGTGAAATGCAATGTTTTCCTACCACACCCTTCAAATACCTGGCATCTGATTTTCCTTTTACCCGTCTGTAACTCTTGATTTATCTGCGTTTTGCGTTTATATGGCTTACGCCACGCTCCGCTATCAGCAAGACCTAAGTAGGGTTTGCTGAGAAAGTCTTGTCGTGATGACAGGTGACAGGTGCTACGCCACGGTGCTACGCCACGGTGACAGTTTCAAGAGTTGGATAGGAACGATTTTTCCTTTGAGTAGGAATTAAATGCAAGGTTTTTAAGTTTCCACCCCGTAAAAGCTTGCACTTTTTTTACCTGAAAACGGCTCAAACCCTTTACCTGTAATCTTTTCATGTTTATTCAGCAAGCCCTAAGTATTCATAGTTCCTGTCACTGTCCACTCTAACCCTTGCATCTGGGTAGACTCAACGACTTTTGGATGCGGATCAATTGGTTTGATTAGAGTTCTTAATTTAAGCTGTACTTTTGAAGGATCAATAGCACGCGGAAATAACTTTGAAGTTTTTACTGGCTGCTCAAGATGCAAAATAACACACAACCGTTGCCCTTTCAAAATTTCTCTAGCAAAATTACTTTCGCAGATGTCTGATGCGTGAATCTTGGCAGGTAACATAGCCGCAAGGGTATACAAGACTTTTTGGACTACTTCATCTGCTAAATCTATGGTTTTTGTCCGAGGATGCTGTCTATAGTCCTTAGCTTCAATTAACCATATCACCTGATTCTCAATTGCGAGAAGATCAACTGCTTTAATTCCCGGCGACATCTTAGAGAACTGGTGACGATAAAAAGCCCATTCATCGTACTTGCAAACTTTCCATGAATCAGGAAAGGTAAATATCAAGCTATCAATCTGGATATTTATCACACTCAAACTCCACTACTAATAAAACGATCAGATTGAGCAAGCTCTTCGTCCAGTGTTGTAATATCGCCAATTTCGTCAATTGCATCTCCTTGGTTGACCACAACACCGTCATCTGAAAAGTGCAAACCAAAGAATCTTGAGTTGAGTTCAATATTTTGCTTATCTGTCATTAATATTTCAAGCTCACGCAATAGGAATAAACTATGAGTAGCAATAAATACTTGAATACCTGTTTTGCTTAGATTTACAATGCTTTGAGCTACTTGTTTGATTAGAAGTGGATTGAGATTTGCTTCAGGTTCATCCCAGAATAAGAAACCTTTCTCAATTAATACCCCAGTGGCGATCAAACGCGCTAACATCGCTAGTTTACGCTGGCCTTCTGCAACAAGTGGCATCTCAAAGCGACCGCGCTCATTCTTCAAATAAAAACGTCCATTTTTATCTAGCTCAATTGAGCCACCCATTGCCTGTTCAAGTGGAGTTAACAATTCTTGGATTCTTTTTTCTTTAGTCCCTCGCTGTAAAGGAGCGCCTATAAGTATACAAGTGTCTCGCCAAGTCTCTTCAAATTCAAGGTAATGGCCTTCGTACACTGAAACAAAGTTTGGGAAAATACTGAGTAACTCACGAGTTGGGATATAAGCTGGAGAACTGTCCAGCCAAGCCTTGGGAACTTGCTCTATTAGCACCTCTGTTTTACTGTTTGTAGAGAAGCTAAATTCAAAATTGAACTGCTTATCTTCAAACAAGAGTTTAATGTCACATCTCTCACGTCCTTGCTTTCTTCTAGTAAGTCGGCCAAGAGATTCTGGACGAAAAACATTGATGAGCTTGTCTGCTAGACGAGTTTGCAATAAAGTTTTTGTTGGTGTACTGCTTGTTGGTTTGCGGCTTTCTTCCCAACTGGTTGCAAGTGCTGAATAGACGACTTTCAGAAGATGTGTTTTCCCCGATCCATTTTCTCCAACGATTACATTCAGATATTTAGAGAATTGGAGATTTGCACTAGGAAAAACTGTGAAGTTTTTAATATTTATATTATTTAGCATAAATTATTTTAATTCTGTATTACTTGCTTAATCGTTGCAACAATTCCTGTATTGATAGCACAGGTATAGAAGAACTTAAAAAACCTTTAGCATCGCGTGTCAGAATAGCGTTTAATCCCTGCTCGACCGCACAAAAAATTTGCACTGCATCTTCAAAATCAGCCAACCCAGATTTTAATGCTGATTCTAAAACGGCTCGGTTAACGGGACAAATAACCATAACAGTCAAAGTTTCTGATACTGCTTGCCGTGCTTGCTCAATGCTGAGAGTATGTTTGCGAGCAATATAGAAAATATCAGTTAGCGTTGTTGCTGTCACATAGCCAACAACTTGACCACTATCAATGGCTTGAAACAGCAGTTCTGCATCTTGGGAAAATGGCTCTCGTTGCAACAGAAAATCTAGGACAATATTGGTATCAACTAAAACTCTCACTAAAGATACTTCTCCACTCGTCGCTCTTCTAACATTGCAGCTACTTGCTCATCAGTTGGTGCAGGTTGGTCTGTTTTCAATAAGCCCCGCATCCGTTGAATTGCACCAGAGCGATCAACATTGAAAGTTGGCTGATTTTGCAATGACTCAATTATGGCACTGACTAACGCAAGGCGATCGCTTGATGGTAGTTGAAATATCTGCTCTTTAAGTTCTTGTAACAACATAGATAGCTCCTATGGTTGAATGGTTGTCTAATATATGTTGTCTATTCAGTATATTATAAGCGATCTCGCTTTATACGTTTAATTTGAGCGATCGCACTTCATCAATCTAACCTACGAGCGATCGCTTCACAATTATATATCTTACGCAATTCTGCGGACTGCTTCAATGGTCAGATGATTTCAACTTAATACCCAAAACCTGAGTATAAGCACCTCTAGCCTGAGTTACCCCAATTGTCCTCTGTGCTGATTCTATCATCGGACGACGCAGACTCACAACAATAAACTGCGCTTGTTGTGCTTGTTGTTTAATCATTTTCGCTAATCTTTCCACATTTGCCCCATCCAAAAACATATCAACTTCATCAAAAGCATAAAACGGTGATGGACGATATCTTTGCAGGGAGAAAATAAAACTTAATGCTGTTAAAGATTTTTCCCCCCCAGACATAGAAGCTAAACGCTGTACGGGTTTTCCTTTGGGATGTGCAACTAAGTTTAAACCACTATTAAAAGGATCTTCTGCATTGTCCAGTTGTAAATAACCGTCACCATCGGATAGGGTGGCAAAAATTGATTGAAAGTTCTCATTAACTGCATCGAAAGCTTCTTTAAATGCAGTTTGACGTAAAGTGGTAAAATTCTCAATCCTTAATAATAATTCTGTTCTTTCCCCTTCTAAGGTTTCTAATTTCTGGGTGAGTTCTTGTAAACGCCCTTCTACTATTTCATAATCAGTCAAAGCTAACATATTTACCGGTTCCATTGCCTGTAAACGTTTGCCTAAACTGCGTAATTCTTTTTGCAATTCTTCTAAATCTACTTTACCCGGTACTTCTGGTAAGGGGTTGGGTAATTCTGCGGCTAAGGTTTGCAGTTGCGTTTGCAATGCGGTTAAATCTTCTTGGCGTTTTTCTTGGATTTGTTGCAGTTTCTCAATTTCCCATTGTAATTGTTGTTGACGTAAAATTAAACTTCTTAATTCTTGTTCCGTTGCGTCTCGTTTCTTTTTCTCCTCACCTAAATTTTGCTCAAGTTCTTTTAAACTAGCTTGAGTTGCGGTAATTTGAGTATTCAGTTCTGCAAGTTGACTGTTAACTGTTGACTGTTGAATTTCAAGATTGGCTTTTTCATTTTGATATTCAATAACTCGCGTTTCTGATTCTTTTGTTTTTTCTTGTAAACGCTGTTTTTGATTTTCCAGATTTTGCAATCTTTGTTCTACTTCCCTAACAGTAGTTTCTTTTTGTTGTAATTGCTGCTCTTGGTTTCTAATGGTAGCTTGAATTTCCTGCCATTCACTGGGAGTTTGGGAAGCTTCCAACTCAGCCAAGGTTTGTCTTAATTGTTGCAGTTGATTTTCTTTTCCTGGTAATTCCCGATCTAAAACCTCTAACCGAGATTGAGCATTATTGAACTTTTCAGTGTTTTGAGATAGTTGAGAACGGGTATTTTCTAACTGCGCGTTTAAGGTTTTCACCTCTTTTTTCAACTGTTCTAAATATAATTGTTGTTCCCTACGTCCTTGTCTTGTTTCCGTTAATTCCAAAGAAAGCTGTTTACTACGAGAAGATAAAGTATTAATTGCTTCTGCACAACGTTCTAAAACTCGTTCAATATCTCCTAACCGCGTCCTTAAATTGACAACTTCCTCAGATTCCTTTTGTTCACCAGTGCCAAATTTTAAACTTGAGCGTTGCGTATTACTACCCCCAGTCATAGCACCGCTAGTTTCTAATAATTCGCCATCTAGAGTAACAATGCGATAAAGTCCGATTTGGGTTCTCGCTTGTTCCAAAGTTCTGAAAACTACCGTATTTCCAAAAACATACTTAAAAACTTCTTGATAACGCTGCTCGCACTCTACCAGATTCATCGCATATTCTACAAAACCATCAACATAACGCAAAGTTAAATCTGGGGTAAATTTCGGCGCTTTAATTTTATTCAAGGGTAAAAAAGTTGCTCTACCGGCGCGTTTTTGTTTTAATAATTCAATCCCCGCAGCAGCAACCCGATCATCTTCAACTACAATATGACCTAATCTTGCACCCGCAGCAGTTTCCAAAGCTGCATGATAACGAGAGTCAACTTTACCCAAATCAACAACCAACCCACACAAACCCGGTAAACCAGATTGAATAATTAATTTACTTGCTTGAGTTCCTTGAACTTCTTGCTGCGCTTGGGTTTGTGCTTCCAGTTTATCTAACTGACGTTGTTTATCGCGTTGTTCTTGTAATAAACGTTTTTGGGTATCTTGTTGTATTTGTAATTCCTGATCTGTTGCAGCTAAATTTTCTGCTAAATTTTGAATCGGTGTACTAGAACCGTTAAACTCAACTTCTAATTTTTCGTATTCTGCTTGTTTTTCGGCTAATTGTGGTTCTAAAGTAGCAATAATTTGAGATTCTTCTGTAATAAGTTCTTGTAGCTGAAAATTCCTTTCTCTCAGTTGTGCTTGCTCAGTTCTTTGAGGTTCAATAGTTTGCAGTAAAGTTTCAATTTGCCGACTTAAAGCTGTTTGTTGTTGTACCCAAGCTTCCGAAGCACTAGCAATTTCCGCCGCAACTTGACGGGATGATTCTAAACTTTCCCGCACCTGGTTACGTTCATTTTGTAAAGACGTTAAATTTAAACTTTCTGAATTATATTGTTGTTGATTTTGTTGGAGAGAAACCTGATAATCTTGAATTTCTTGTTGAGTTTGGTTTAATCGTTTAATAGTTTCTTGCAAATGAGACTCTATCTCACCCTGTTGCCGTTGTATTTGTTTGCGCTCCGCTTCTTGATTTGCAAAAGTAGACTGAACCGCTAAAAGCTGATCTTCACCCAAAGATTTTACACGCGCATTGAGTTCATCAAGAGCAGTAGTAGTTTCAATAATATTGTGATTAACAGTATTTAAACTTTCAGAATTTTGAGCAAACGCAACATCACCAGCTTGAATATCTGCTACCAACTTTTCCTGCTTTGCTTGGAGAGAACGCCATGATAACACAGATTCCCAAGATTGCTTTTCCTGAAACTCCTTTTTTAGCTGACGATACTTTTCAGCCTTGATTTTATCTTGATAAAGGCGATCGCGTTGTAAAGTTAACTCAGTTTCAATA contains:
- a CDS encoding lectin-like protein, with the translated sequence MPTITGTAAADNLLGTTSDDILNGLGGNDTLNGGGGNDQIFGDVSVPYFTYNGKFYLLSNAGTWTQAQAQAVTLGGNLVTVNDAAENQFLVNTFGGSEGLWIGLTDEVTEGTFKWANGEAVTYTNWAPGEPNDSGGQDYAWINFQNPGKWDDAGIANFRGIIEIANPSNDTIIGSAGNDTINGGIGQDTANYSAIGQAITLKPTGVVTKGTAGTDQLVGIENIIAATGLTNIIDASTATGTATINANLATKSLVVNIGDSAFPTLSFSVHNFVNVIGTANNDTITGDDGNNTLIGNAGNDTLNGGGGNDQIFGDFTSAITAPIFTYNGKFYLLSNAGTWTQAQAQAVTLGGNLVTVNDAAENQFLVNTFGGSEGLWIGLTDEVTEGTFKWANGEAVTYTNWAPGEPNDFGGQDYAWINFQNPGKWDDAGIANFRGIIEINGGNDTIIGSTGDDTINGGLGSDTVNYSSLTEAITLLAGGIVNKGSFGTDTIVSVETVIGATGQSNTIDASTGIATTTSLNVNLATNSLIINGLPAPINSITLNVQNFLNVVGTTQNDTIIGNNLANELVGNTSSGEIFATLQNVSFTLITSVDFTVV
- a CDS encoding AAA family ATPase; the encoded protein is MLNNINIKNFTVFPSANLQFSKYLNVIVGENGSGKTHLLKVVYSALATSWEESRKPTSSTPTKTLLQTRLADKLINVFRPESLGRLTRRKQGRERCDIKLLFEDKQFNFEFSFSTNSKTEVLIEQVPKAWLDSSPAYIPTRELLSIFPNFVSVYEGHYLEFEETWRDTCILIGAPLQRGTKEKRIQELLTPLEQAMGGSIELDKNGRFYLKNERGRFEMPLVAEGQRKLAMLARLIATGVLIEKGFLFWDEPEANLNPLLIKQVAQSIVNLSKTGIQVFIATHSLFLLRELEILMTDKQNIELNSRFFGLHFSDDGVVVNQGDAIDEIGDITTLDEELAQSDRFISSGV
- a CDS encoding PRC-barrel domain-containing protein — its product is MTSEQIIRRSDILNTQVITRDNGKRLGIVSQLWVDIDQREVVALGLRDSLISISGLPRQMYLSSINQIGDVILVDNEDVIEDVDVEALSNLMNWEVITETGEVLGRVRGFKFNGESGKIYSIVIASLGVPQIPDQFLSTYEISIDEVVSTGPSRLIVFEGAEERVNQLTVGVLERLGIGRAPWERDAEEEYGYSAPRAVSPANQLPSGVPLEPPKPKVRTPEPVAQEEEEWTEDYIEEEIPQRRVMEARAYESIRYEEEEDNWSEATSSDRYQAPAPKKPAPQPYSKTYADEYDDYDDVEGDAWDDAPKPVNIPKKVKERQVEYEEEGGY
- the smc gene encoding chromosome segregation protein SMC codes for the protein MVHIKRVELTNFKSFGGTTSVPLLPGCTVISGPNGSGKSNILDALLFCLGLSSSKGMRADKLPDLVNNNQVAKGRNAIEAIVTVTFDISDIVSRRGAESQSEEGEEVEEVEEVEEKENEENPKSKIQNLKSDEWSVTRRLRVNSQGGYTSNYYINGSSCTLTELHEELENLRIYPEGYNVVLQGDVTSIISMNDKERREIIDELAGVAAFDRKINQAKGTLDEVKEKEDSCKIIETELTLQRDRLYQDKIKAEKYRQLKKEFQEKQSWESVLSWRSLQAKQEKLVADIQAGDVAFAQNSESLNTVNHNIIETTTALDELNARVKSLGEDQLLAVQSTFANQEAERKQIQRQQGEIESHLQETIKRLNQTQQEIQDYQVSLQQNQQQYNSESLNLTSLQNERNQVRESLESSRQVAAEIASASEAWVQQQTALSRQIETLLQTIEPQRTEQAQLRERNFQLQELITEESQIIATLEPQLAEKQAEYEKLEVEFNGSSTPIQNLAENLAATDQELQIQQDTQKRLLQEQRDKQRQLDKLEAQTQAQQEVQGTQASKLIIQSGLPGLCGLVVDLGKVDSRYHAALETAAGARLGHIVVEDDRVAAAGIELLKQKRAGRATFLPLNKIKAPKFTPDLTLRYVDGFVEYAMNLVECEQRYQEVFKYVFGNTVVFRTLEQARTQIGLYRIVTLDGELLETSGAMTGGSNTQRSSLKFGTGEQKESEEVVNLRTRLGDIERVLERCAEAINTLSSRSKQLSLELTETRQGRREQQLYLEQLKKEVKTLNAQLENTRSQLSQNTEKFNNAQSRLEVLDRELPGKENQLQQLRQTLAELEASQTPSEWQEIQATIRNQEQQLQQKETTVREVEQRLQNLENQKQRLQEKTKESETRVIEYQNEKANLEIQQSTVNSQLAELNTQITATQASLKELEQNLGEEKKKRDATEQELRSLILRQQQLQWEIEKLQQIQEKRQEDLTALQTQLQTLAAELPNPLPEVPGKVDLEELQKELRSLGKRLQAMEPVNMLALTDYEIVEGRLQELTQKLETLEGERTELLLRIENFTTLRQTAFKEAFDAVNENFQSIFATLSDGDGYLQLDNAEDPFNSGLNLVAHPKGKPVQRLASMSGGEKSLTALSFIFSLQRYRPSPFYAFDEVDMFLDGANVERLAKMIKQQAQQAQFIVVSLRRPMIESAQRTIGVTQARGAYTQVLGIKLKSSDH
- a CDS encoding type II toxin-antitoxin system VapC family toxin, producing the protein MRVLVDTNIVLDFLLQREPFSQDAELLFQAIDSGQVVGYVTATTLTDIFYIARKHTLSIEQARQAVSETLTVMVICPVNRAVLESALKSGLADFEDAVQIFCAVEQGLNAILTRDAKGFLSSSIPVLSIQELLQRLSK
- a CDS encoding Uma2 family endonuclease; the encoded protein is MYQIDPPLSPQEALPTMYDLPSENQEEPGLPDEFHLLQPELLRITFRPPTYSEDNIFTGSDLNLYYDSRHPQWYKRPDWFAVLGVSRFYQETELRLSYVTWQEGVNPFVAIELISPGTEAEDLGRSLREVNQPPNKWSVYEQILRIPYYFVYNRYTDEFNCFGLVMSRYQSLPINGLGVWLEEAELGLGLWHGEYQGLTRSWLRWYDRDHNWLPTPVEQEKQRAEQEKQRADLAEAELAKLRQLLAEKGVNL
- a CDS encoding type II toxin-antitoxin system VapC family toxin translates to MIILDTHIWVWWNQDSPQLTEFYKEVIENSRADGIGISSISLIEISRLVERGRLILPKPLEEWFSIALAEEGVLLIPITPAIAIEAYSLPGDFHKDLADRIIVATARVYNCPLVTVDQNIIAYPHVSLISEKTIL